A part of Crassostrea angulata isolate pt1a10 chromosome 5, ASM2561291v2, whole genome shotgun sequence genomic DNA contains:
- the LOC128185114 gene encoding uncharacterized protein LOC128185114: MSYTSLTMEQGSELEDPQSRIRTLTEKGAEGFSKRSEDYTTHLNAQWAAVENLISTYSPTITNLEYLDKFEGDLSKAYADFCSTSADFAAFLTRTRTEDSIQELQKHSAFMQKCKELVNSVIDKISEVRGVALENASRRSKISQSKLTHISSSSSQLARSKAKAEAAKARLDYVQQETSLLKQQAAIAEQEEISRAAAMRKQKELEAELKLLNTKQEVAATKAEAEALENEEAEGKPTMQNIERLNALIDPIERTTQYINKQSAINQKDKEKPQVDFNSNVQTFPLIQPHTQVDAFISPVEQTIPHINVQSNNNQTEKMKSEVNFNSNVQTFPISQPYTQNTESVMPNRPDQVQDFTKFLLKKDLLISRLTRFDDQPQTFIFWKAQFEEIMKELEATNTEELDLLTKWLGPTSSKYAASIRSSNVSNPAEALRKIWERLNERYGSPELLESMLMSKLSVFPKLTNRDNVKLYDLLDLISEIESLMANPKYTTLLSHFNASSGLAPILGKLPHNIQEKWTSYAYKYKKQHNTVFPPFSCFVEFMQDISKMKNDPGFMYNSETTYSSTTKEKAGPRSNLGKQWIATKKTEVRQNSENMKSTSMCPLHKANHSLNDCRGFKDKSYEERKRFLRENKLCFKCCNSDQHKSRECTELIHCNQCGSSSHPSALHIGTPVSRYGGEKTGENSATSACTQICKDGFSGKSCAKVILVNVHQARNPSKSLKAYAIIDDQSNRSLVKSEVFDRLNMDSVMTDYQLTSCAGVTDMLGRQARDLIVSSLDGSTSINIPNIIECNQIPDIRNEIPTPDVARSYTHLQDIADNIPEVDENIPILLLIGRDTPEAHHVEEQRTGARNSPFGQKLTLGWVIVGESCLNKVHRPNSVVVNKTYLLPNGRSSIFQPCPNDIHIEVQNKDISFLPQDLDTSIFMKQKDDDTIGLSVDDKDFIRTMDEDVHLTAEGNWEAPLPFRENRQRLPNNRSYALKRAHSLDNSLRKDQTKREHFMTFMKKIFDCNHAEIAPQLMKEEECWYLPIFGVYHPKKPSQIRAVFDSSAKYHSISLNDVLLSGPDLNNNLLGVLLRFRKEPIAVTADIESMFHCFLVDKKHRNFLRFFWYKDNDINNELIEYRMRVHVFGNSPSPAVAVYCLRKAACAKEDDYGCDVVDFVRRNFYVDDGLISLSTPDEAVSLLKRTQAALREGGNLRLHKVASNDKHVMDAFPFEDRAKDFKDIDLSVDKLPMQRSLGLNWELESDSFTYRLSKEERPFSKRGLLSTINGIFDPIGFVAPVVVSGKILMRETLRGSYNWDDPLPVHLLDKWSNWKNSLRFLEDVQIPRTYTPSSLSKTLCKELHIFSDASEAAIASVAYLRTVDDSNNIHVGFILGKCKLAPTSGHSVPRLELCAAVMSVQLYDIISEELDMKFNTVRFYTDSMVVLGYINNKGKRFFKYVENRVERIRKSTTPKQWSYVPTKSNPADAGTRNLTAEVINDNIWIRGPPQLKEPLEEDPNTDYSLFEPENDPEIRKEEEVKTLKTAVDGKKDQSATFRITHRSERFSRWKVFVKSIDCLRSISRKFHHSLDTPASPTSDELIIRMVQHEVFAQEIMCLQSRKSLPRNSSLIALNPIIDEKGLLRVGGRLKRGYLSINERHPLIIPKNHHVAILLVRHFHEAVKHQGRHFTAGALQSAGYWIIGGKRLISSLLHKCIKCRRLRGKYQCQLMSDLPADRLQPSPPFTFIGLDTFGPWSIVTRKTRGGASNSKRWAVLFTCLYTRAIHIEVIEELSSSSFINCLRRFISLRGNVKEIRSDRGSNFVGATEDLDVNVINVEDNPVREFLYDQKVTWIFNPPHSSHMGGVWERMIGIARRILDSMLMDLHSRHLTHEVLTTLMAEVCAIVNSRPIAPVCSDPESPVILSPNMLLTQKSGEISTNFVQQDIKDLYKAQWRCVQHLANIFWDRWKREYLQTLQSRTKWQSVVPDLCVGDIVLLKDLTTARIEWPIGIITNAIKSVDGRVRKVEVKVSRDGKPIVYTRPISDIILLIHDE; encoded by the coding sequence ATGTCTTATACAAGTCTAACGATGGAACAAGGCTCGGAACTTGAAGACCCTCAGTCACGAATAAGGACTCTGACCGAAAAGGGAGCAGAGGGATTCTCAAAGCGTAGCGAGGATTATACTACTCACCTAAACGCTCAATGGGCAGCTGTTGAGAACCTAATTTCAACATACAGCCCTACCATCACAAACTTAGAATATTTAGACAAATTTGAAGGTGACCTTTCAAAAGCTTATGCAGATTTTTGTTCAACATCTGCTGATTTTGCAGCATTTCTTACAAGGACAAGAACAGAAGATAGCATTCAAGAGCTTCAAAAACATTCAGCATTTATGCAAAAATGCAAAGAACTTGTGAATTCAGTGATCGATAAAATATCTGAAGTGCGCGGAGTAGCTCTTGAAAATGCTTCACGTCGGTCAAAGATATCGCAATCAAAACTCACACATATATCCAGTTCCTCTTCGCAACTGGCACGCTCAAAGGCAAAGGCGGAAGCAGCTAAAGCTCGGTTAGACTAtgttcaacaagagacatccctacTGAAACAACAGGCAGCTATTGCTGAACAGGAAGAGATATCTCGTGCAGCGGCCATGAGGAAACAGAAAGAGCTTGAAGCGGAACTGAAACTCTTGAACACTAAACAGGAAGTGGCAGCAACCAAGGCTGAAGCAGAAGCACTAGAGAATGAAGAGGCTGAAGGTAAACCCACAATGCAGAATATAGAAAGGTTGAATGCACTTATCGATCCTATAGAGCGTACAACACAATATATCAACAAACAATCGGCTATTAACCAAAAAGATAAGGAAAAGCCACAAGTTGATTTCAATTCAAATGTGCAAACATTCCCTTTGATACAGCCTCATACTCAAGTGGATGCATTTATCAGTCCTGTGGAGCAAACAATCCCTCATATCAATGTACAGTCGAACAATAACCAAactgaaaaaatgaaatcagaAGTCAACTTCAATTCGAATGTGCAGACTTTTCCCATAAGCCAGCCTTATACTCAAAACACTGAAAGTGTCATGCCAAACAGACCCGATCAAGTTCAAGACTTTACTAAGTTTCTTCTGAAGAAAGACCTGCTAATATCTCGTCTCACTCGATTCGATGATCAACCACAGACATTCATATTTTGGAAAGCACAGTTTgaagaaataatgaaggaaCTCGAGGCGACAAACACTGAGGAACTCGACCTTCTTACAAAGTGGTTAGGACCAACTTCATCAAAGTACGCTGCAAGCATTAGATCGTCAAACGTTTCAAATCCAGCTGAAGCCCTAAGAAAAATTTGGGAGCGTCTTAATGAACGATATGGCAGCCCTGAACTATTGGAGTCCATGTTGATGTCTAAACTATCAGTTTTCCCAAAACTCACTAACAGAGACAATGTGAAACTATATGACTTGCTAGACTTAATCTCAGAAATTGAATCCCTTATGGCAAATCCAAAGTACACAACTTTATTGAGCCATTTCAATGCTTCATCAGGTTTAGCGCCAATACTTGGTAAGCTTCCACATAACATACAAGAGAAGTGGACTTCCTATGCTTACAAGTACAAAAAGCAACACAACACTGTCTTCCCTCCCTTCTCTTGCTTTGTGGAGTTCATGCAAGACATcagcaaaatgaaaaatgatccGGGGTTCATGTACAACAGTGAAACTACATATTCAAGCACAACAAAGGAGAAAGCTGGTCCGAGATCCAATCTGGGGAAACAATGGATAGCAACAAAGAAAACTGAAGTTAGACAGAATTCAGAAAACATGAAGTCCACCTCCATGTGTCCTCTCCACAAGGCCAATCATAGTCTTAATGATTGTCGTGGCTTCAAAGACAAATCATATGAGGAGCGGAAACGATTTCTGCGAGAGAACAAACTTTGCTTTAAATGTTGCAATTCTGATCAACACAAGTCCCGAGAATGCACAGAACTTATTCACTGCAATCAGTGCGGTAGCAGTTCGCATCCGTCAGCACTTCATATTGGAACACCCGTGAGCCGTTATGGTGGGGAGAAGACTGGCGAAAATTCCGCAACATCCGCATGTACCCAGATATGTAAAGATGGATTCTCAGGGAAGTCATGTGCTAAAGTGATTTTGGTAAACGTACACCAAGCCAGAAATCCAAGCAAGTCGCTGAAAGCATACGCAATCATAGACGACCAAAGCAATAGATCCTTGGTGAAGTCTGAAGTTTTTGATCGTCTCAATATGGATAGTGTAATGACAGACTACCAGTTAACTTCCTGTGCAGGAGTCACTGACATGCTTGGCAGACAAGCTCGAGACCTTATTGTTTCATCGCTGGACGGATCGACATCTATCAATATACCCAATATCATAGAATGTAACCAGATCCCCGATATCCGAAATGAGATACCTACACCGGATGTAGCGAGATCATACACTCATCTTCAAGACATCGCTGACAACATACCTGAAGTTGATGAAAACATTCCGATTCTCCTCTTGATTGGTCGTGATACACCAGAAGCACATCACGTAGAAGAGCAGCGCACAGGTGCGAGGAACTCACCATTCGGACAGAAACTTACCTTAGGTTGGGTGATTGTCGGCGAATCCTGTCTGAACAAAGTACACCGTCCTAACTCTGTCGTGGTAAACAAAACTTACCTTTTACCAAATGGGAGGTCGTCAATATTCCAACCATGTCCAAACGACATACACATAGAAGTTCAGAATAAAGATATCAGTTTCTTGCCTCAGGATCTGGATACATCTATATTCATGAAACAGAAGGATGATGACACAATCGGTCTCTCAGTTGATGACAAAGATTTCATCAGGACCATGGATGAAGACGTTCATCTCACTGCGGAAGGAAATTGGGAAGCTCCTTTGCCGTTTAGAGAAAATCGACAACGACTTCCAAATAACAGATCGTATGCACTGAAGCGAGCGCACAGTCTGGATAATAGTCTTCGAAAGGATCAAACGAAACGAGAACATTTTATGACATTCATGAAAAAGATATTCGACTGCAACCATGCGGAAATTGCACCACAACTCATGAAAGAAGAAGAATGTTGGTACTTACCAATATTTGGGGTGTACCATCCTAAAAAGCCATCCCAAATTAGAGCTGTGTTCGACTCATCTGCCAAATATCATAGTATTTCCTTGAATGACGTTCTTCTTTCTGGTCCGGACCTGAACAACAATCTGTTAGGTGTACTTTTACGCTTTCGAAAAGAACCAATAGCTGTTACAGCTGATATAGAATCTATGTTTCACTGTTTCCTAGTTGATAAGAAGCACAGGAACTTCCTCCGCTTCTTCTGGTACAAAGACAACGACATTAACAATGAGTTGATAGAGTACCGTATGCGAGTACACGTTTTTGGGAACTCACCTTCACCGGCTGTAGCTGTATACTGTCTTCGCAAGGCCGCTTGTGCCAAGGAAGACGACTATGGATGTGATGTCGTAGATTTCGTCAGACGAAACTTCTACGTGGACGACGGATTAATTTCTCTATCGACTCCTGACGAAGCGGTCAGTTTGCTCAAAAGAACTCAAGCTGCTCTTAGAGAGGGTGGTAATCTACGTTTGCATAAAGTTGCATCTAACGACAAGCATGTGATGGATGCCTTTCCGTTTGAAGATAGAGCAAAGGACTTCAAAGATATCGATCTTAGCGTTGACAAACTTCCTATGCAGAGAAGCTTAGGGTTGAACTGGGAGCTTGAGTCTGACTCATTCACATATCGTTTGTCAAAGGAAGAAAGACCTTTCAGTAAGCGGGGACTATTGTCGACTATTAATGGCATCTTTGATCCCATTGGATTTGTTGCACCAGTAGTAGTTTCTGGGAAAATCTTGATGAGAGAGACTTTGAGAGGTTCGTACAACTGGGATGATCCCCTTCCTGTTCATCTCTTGGACAAGTGGTCAAACTGGAAGAACTCTCTGAGATTCCTTGAAGATGTACAGATACCAAGGACATACACACCCTCTTCTCTCTCAAAAACCCTCTGCAAAGAGCTCCATATTTTCTCAGATGCTTCGGAGGCTGCCATTGCCTCAGTAGCATACTTGCGCACAGTCGACGACTCGAACAACATCCACGTGGGATTCATTTTAGGAAAATGTAAACTTGCGCCAACAAGTGGTCATTCTGTACCGCGCTTGGAGCTCTGCGCAGCAGTGATGTCCGTCCAGTTATATGACATCATCAGTGAAGAACTGGACATGAAGTTTAACACCGTTAGGTTTTACACAGACAGTATGGTGGTGTTGGGTTATATCAATAACAAAGGCAAAAGATTTTTCAAGTATGTTGAAAACCGAGTGGAAAGAATCAGGAAATCAACAACACCCAAGCAGTGGAGTTATGTCCCAACAAAATCCAACCCAGCAGATGCGGGCACAAGAAACCTTACTGCAGAAGTCATTAATGACAACATATGGATTCGAGGACCACCTCAACTCAAGGAACCTTTGGAGGAGGATCCGAACACTGATTACAGTCTTTTTGAACCAGAAAATGACCCTGAGATTCGTAAGGAAGAAGAGGTTAAAACCCTGAAAACAGCAGTTGACGGAAAAAAGGACCAATCTGCGACTTTTCGTATAACTCACAGATCAGAGAGGTTCTCCAGGTGGAAGGTGTTTGTGAAATCTATAGACTGTTTAAGGTCTATATCTAGGAAGTTCCATCACTCCTTGGATACTCCAGCCTCACCAACATCAGACGAACTGATCATACGTATGGTTCAACATGAAGTTTTCGCACAGGAGATAATGTGTTTACAATCACGGAAGTCATTGCCAAGAAATAGCAGTCTCATCGCATTAAATCCAATAATCGATGAAAAAGGTTTACTACGGGTAGGAGGTCGTTTGAAAAGAGGATACCTGAGTATCAATGAGAGGCACCCACTAATCATCCCAAAGAATCATCATGTGGCTATACTGCTTGTACGACATTTCCATGAAGCAGTAAAACACCAAGGTAGACATTTCACGGCCGGAGCCCTGCAATCTGCAGGGTATTGGATCATTGGAGGAAAGCGCCTGATATCATCTCTGCTACACAAATGCATAAAGTGTCGGCGTCTACGCGGCAAATACCAATGTCAACTGATGTCCGACTTACCTGCAGACCGACTACAGCCAAGTCCTCCTTTCACCTTCATCGGGCTAGATACCTTTGGACCATGGAGCATTGTGACTCGTAAAACAAGAGGAGGAGCCTCCAACAGCAAGCGTTGGGCCGTTCTCTTTACTTGCCTTTACACTAGAGCTATCCACATAGAGGTGATCGAGGAATTATCATCATCCTCTTTCATCAACTGTTTGAGAAGATTCATCTCTCTCAGGGGCAATGTGAAGGAAATCCGCTCTGACCGGGGATCCAATTTTGTGGGAGCAACTGAAGACCTTGATGTCAACGTCATTAACGTGGAAGACAATCCTGTTCGAGAATTTCTGTACGACCAGAAGGTGACGTGGATTTTCAACCCCCCACATTCCTCCCACATGGGTGGAGTGTGGGAGCGGATGATTGGCATTGCGAGGAGAATACTCGACTCTATGCTTATGGACTTACATTCAAGACATCTCACTCATGAGGTATTGACTACTCTAATGGCTGAAGTATGTGCCATCGTGAATTCTAGGCCAATTGCACCTGTGTGTTCTGACCCTGAATCTCCAGTGATCCTCAGCCCAAACATGTTACTTACACAAAAGTCGGGAGAAATTTCAACAAACTTTGTACAGCAAGATATCAAAGATTTGTACAAAGCACAATGGCGGTGCGTTCAGCACTTGGCAAATATTTTCTGGGACCGTTGGAAGAGGGAATATTTACAAACGCTCCAATCGAGGACCAAATGGCAGTCCGTGGTTCCAGATCTATGTGTTGGAGACATTGTACTTCTTAAAGACCTGACAACTGCACGGATCGAGTGGCCGATTGGAATTATCACCAACGCTATAAAGAGTGTCGATGGCCGGGTCCGCAAAGTCGAAGTCAAGGTATCAAGAGATGGGAAACCAATTGTATACACGAGACCCATATCAGACATTATTCTCTTAATACATGACGAGTGA